The Archocentrus centrarchus isolate MPI-CPG fArcCen1 chromosome 13, fArcCen1, whole genome shotgun sequence genomic interval ttgtgcatctgAAATGATTTTGCTctcaaaaaataatataaaaaaataaagacagctCCTAAATATGCGTGCACAAAATTAATATCTTCCACTTTTAAAGAGTTGGAAAATATCTGCATGTGGCCGGTGGAGGGTGTAAAAATGAATCAATTAGATACATTATTAACTTAAATAAGCCTAATTAAGCCTTGggcattaaaaacacaatactTTGTATCTGTGACCAACCAGATCACTTTCTCATGACTACTTCACTTTTGGCCGGGCTGTCttgtaatataatataatattaaactTGCATATGTAGTTACAGACATAGTTTTCTCATAGAGCTCAGTACAATCAGATCTCTAAatcgccccctggtggcaaTTAcaaaaaatgcagctttaaactcttcagcactggcttcactgttcaggccatcttttatattcagTCTTCTTTTTGAAGAAACCTGTGATGCATTTTTGGGAAATCTTTAAACATGTAAAGAATCAAAATTGTGCATTTGTTCTGAATTTAAAcctaacctttatttaaccaggcaggCCATTAACAGAGTCTTACGTCCATCATCGGCCTGGCCTTAAACTCTCCTGAAGACttttattctgtattttgtgcatttgttctTCTGGTTTGTGTTTCATTCCCatgctcttcttcctcctcagcctcctggactcctcatcttcctcctcacccACAGATGAAGCCCAGTCCCCGGCTTCCTTCCTCCACTCCCCCCCCCTCAGTCCCGCCTTCCCTCTGGAAGCCACGCCCACTCTCAGCCCTTCACATCCAGAAGTCTTCCTCCCCAGCCCGACCTCTTCATCTCCCTCCACACCATACAGCCTCCTGTGTGGAGTGGCAGAGCCCGACTCCCCGACAGGATGTAGTTCCAGCGGGGGAAGCATCGGAGGCAGTGCTTCGGTGTGTTTTTCACAGTCTGCCTCGTTTTCAGCGCAGGTGAAGAACTTTTTATTTTAGGCTGTCAGTTTGtgtttaatcacatttttaaaaacataaatacaaacatgAGCACCGAATGTCCCCCTCCCCTCGGCCTCAGGTCTGGGATGAACTCCCAGCTTGTCAGACTTGTGAAGACGCTGGAAATTTAAATTCCACGTCAGTACCCGGCAGTTCCTGGATGTTTTCTGTGCTGCCTCAAAAGTCGTTAATCTGTTCTTCCACAGCGGTTTACGAAACTGTTTATTCACAGGAACCTCAATTTTCATGCAGCTTTCAGGGTCAAAGGTTAATCCAGATGGTCTGTCAGTACAATGAAgcgcacagcagccatattattggtcagacgATTGCATTCAAAAGGctccagcacaaacacagtccagaggtccaATTCAGAGACTCCAGTTAGGTGAGGTGAaactagcagacagctagcagctaaagccacctgtgtcaccatccacctgtcagtcaaagaggccacgcccccaaTAATGCAAACTTCAAGCTTAATCTAGTTTAAACAGGTGGGTTATAAAGCAGTTGTTATAAAGGGGGAATtagctacagagaccaaagcagtaaaccagtatcaggctgtaaacatgtttgtttccgCTGTAAAGTTTTAACACGGGAGTCTTTGGGGAGTGAGGAGCCTCTGCTGGATGtcggaggaactgcagcttttagaaGTTAATGCTTGGCTGTTAATGATTCCTACAATGACTGTCTTGTACCTGCAGGTTGACTCCATCCTGAGGGGCAACTATATGACGGCGATGGGGGCTGTGGGGCCCAAAAGACTGTGTCTGGTATGTGGAGACTTCGCCTCCGGGTATCACTACGGCGTGGCGTCCTGCGAGGCCTGCAAGGCTTTCTTCAAGAGGACCATACAAGGTAAGAGAAGAGCGTTCATCATCTCCTGTATTATGTAAATAAAAGGATGAGGTTGACTAGCAGCATTATTTTCTATTAATATCAGTATATTATTACTATTGTTGATTGTTTGGCCAGTCTTGCTTGTTGTGCAGCAGATTTGTCTGTTGGGTTTAAATATACTTGATAAATAAACTGAGTTAATCAGAGATCGGTCCACAACAGCAGCTACAGAAGAAAGCCTTAAAAAgtatcatttttattcataaatatcTGGAATATTTCTTCCTCCTGACTGTACTCACCAACATTCACTGTTTAATTTTTTCATACAGTGCTCATGTGAAACactaaaactacatttttattGATGTCACCTTTCAGAATAATGCTATGAGGTGTttttacaaaggaaaaaaacatggagACCATGTGAAGAAGAGCCCATAATGATACAAAACTACCTAAAAAAATCCCCAGAATGCAGTTCTGTTCATCTAAAAAGCTCATTGAAAAATTTTAAACAGGCAAatctgatccaaaaaaaaatcctcaatgATTTATAATTTTCATTGATAAATAAATACCTCCAGCAGAGATTTAAAAGCCatccaatttttgtttttattaaatatcatCACGTCTGTGTGATTAATTAGCTGAACTGATCAATACAGCAGAGCTCACCGTATCGATTAGTGTGAGAAGCCGTCCTCTCTCATCAGCTGGTTGTTTCTCACTTCAGATGATTGATTGGTCACTGCAGGTATTGATCTGTGCAGAGACGTCAGAAGAAAATCACAGCACAGTTTAAATGTTGATGCTTTTCATGCCATTGATCCATGATTAGGGTCTCAGAGTTTGGGTTCATCCCAGTCAGAACAGTTGCCTTCAACTTGAGCACTTGAGACCAGTCTCCTTTATTCACACCAACACGAGGAGTCTACGGACAACGAGCACTTTCCTTCAAGAGTCAGGATGTTTTTATAACATCTATGACAACTCCCTGCATCCTTAAAGAATCCCACAATGACCATGAATGACGATCTCTCTGAGTAAAGACAGAATATTCATTCAATGCTTTCAAAACATGAGAATCATTCATCAAATTAGGACATAAAATGTTTGGACTCTAAAGCATATGAGGAAATATCAGTGAATAAAGTTATCTATGTCTTTGTTCTACTACATTTTCCCCCTCTGAGGCTTTCTAAACACTCGACCACAAAGTAAACCCTGACGCTCCTGAACTGCAGCAGTTTTTATTCCTCCACTCTAATTCTAGTTTTGGGATACAGTAGTTTGTAATAATAAATGATGGAACTGCAAAGAGTAACGACTACACTGAACAGTAAAAAAGATATTATGCAAAATGATTTCTAATGTACGATTGATCGGATCGGGATTTCATGATCGGTCTCTGTCACTCACTCTCCTGCTTTTACGTCCTGTTGTGGTTACCTAGGCAACATTGAGTACACCTGCCCTGTGATGAATGAGTGCGAGATCACGAAGCGGAGGAGGAAAGCCTGTCAGGCGTGCCGCTTCCGGAAGTGTCTGCAGGCCGGGATGATGAGGGAGGGTACGTTACATCCAAAGCGACCTTTGTGAGCTGGCAGGAAGTAGAATTACAGGGGTGTTAAACACCTGTCTGTGTTGCAGGTGTTCGTCTGGATCGGGTCAGAGGGGGGCGCCAGAAGTACAAGAGGCGGGTGGAGACAGGACTGAGTTCGTGCACCAAAGCCCCGTACAGCCACGCGGTCAGCAGCAGTGAGTTCACGCTCGCTCCCTCTGAAGGTTTTCAGGTTCTCGCACACACTGAACTCCATTTATCatccacttcctgtcttttaGGAAACAAGATAATTTCCCACCTGCTGCTCACAGAGCCCACCCCTTTAGCTGCCAATCAAGACAATTCGACCAATGACAGCAGCCTGCGGACCCTGCTGACCCTCTGTGACCTCATGAACCGGGAGCTGCTGGTTCTGATTGACTGGGCCAAACAGATCCCAGGTACTTACTTAAGATCACCAGGTCCCCAACCCAGACT includes:
- the esrrd gene encoding steroid hormone receptor ERR2 isoform X1, which produces MMELKDFCVTGTYNFLSPQRLLDSSSSSSPTDEAQSPASFLHSPPLSPAFPLEATPTLSPSHPEVFLPSPTSSSPSTPYSLLCGVAEPDSPTGCSSSGGSIGGSASVCFSQSASFSAQVDSILRGNYMTAMGAVGPKRLCLVCGDFASGYHYGVASCEACKAFFKRTIQGNIEYTCPVMNECEITKRRRKACQACRFRKCLQAGMMREGVRLDRVRGGRQKYKRRVETGLSSCTKAPYSHAVSSSEFTLAPSEGFQVLAHTELHLSSTSCLLGNKIISHLLLTEPTPLAANQDNSTNDSSLRTLLTLCDLMNRELLVLIDWAKQIPGFSGLSLVDQMSLLQSGWMEALLVGVAWRSQDAVGEELVFTGNLRLDEAQCRATGLADLYEALRHLTAKYRAMKLSPEEVVMLKAMALANSDADPVDCPDSVQRFQDGLHEALQDYESSRREQHRAGRLLMTLPLLRQTADRAVQAFLRLHRNRHVPLHKLLLEMLDAKA
- the esrrd gene encoding steroid hormone receptor ERR2 isoform X2, whose translation is MMELKDFCVTGTYNFLSPQRLLDSSSSSSPTDEAQSPASFLHSPPLSPAFPLEATPTLSPSHPEVFLPSPTSSSPSTPYSLLCGVAEPDSPTGCSSSGGSIGGSASVCFSQSASFSAQVDSILRGNYMTAMGAVGPKRLCLVCGDFASGYHYGVASCEACKAFFKRTIQGNIEYTCPVMNECEITKRRRKACQACRFRKCLQAGMMREGVRLDRVRGGRQKYKRRVETGLSSCTKAPYSHAVSSRNKIISHLLLTEPTPLAANQDNSTNDSSLRTLLTLCDLMNRELLVLIDWAKQIPGFSGLSLVDQMSLLQSGWMEALLVGVAWRSQDAVGEELVFTGNLRLDEAQCRATGLADLYEALRHLTAKYRAMKLSPEEVVMLKAMALANSDADPVDCPDSVQRFQDGLHEALQDYESSRREQHRAGRLLMTLPLLRQTADRAVQAFLRLHRNRHVPLHKLLLEMLDAKA